The sequence GTAAAAGAAGTTCTAATACGAAATTTTTTTGTGCTCAGATTCATGAAAATGATTAGTTAAAAATTGTTCATAACCAGGAAATTAAAATGAAATCATTATTAATTTTGCTTTTGGTTCTAAGTCTTCCAGTAATTGCGCAAGTAGAAAATTCTAAAAAAGGTGTGGGGCTGCTGCCAATTTTTTATTATGATGCATTGAACTTCCGCAGCGCTCAAACCGGAAAAACCAGAATGGATGTTTACGTGGAAGTACCCTACAAAGTAATTCAATTTGTTAAATCAATAGATGGTTTTAAAGCTGGTTATTCGGTTACAATTTCCATCCTGGATGAAGCTAATGAAAAACTAATTACTGAAAAAACCTGGAATGAATCGGTTAGCTCTAAAAATTTTTCAACTACAGAATCCCAGAATAATTATTTCATAAGTACAAAATCATTTGATCTATCACCAAACAATTATACTATCCGCACCGAAGTTGAGGACCAGGATTCTAAAAAAAATTATGTAAGGACAGATAAATTTACTTTAAGAGATTTGGCTGGAACAATTGCCATAAGCGATTTAATTCTAATCTTAAACAAAGTTGAAGTTAATGGTAAAAAACAAATAGTGCCTAACATTGCCAGAAACGTTGCCGCTCAAAAAGAAGGATTGAGCTTATACTTTGAAATTTATTCCGATACTGTACGTAATCTTCAGGTTGAATATTTAATTTCTGATAAACAGGGTGAAAAAATTTTTTCTGCAAAAGTGACGCAGAATTTACATTCCGGCGTTAATAATATTGACTACACATTAAAAAATCCAGAGTTAAGTATGGGTGAGTATAAACTTAATGTGAATATATTTGATAGCAATGATAAGTTAATTACAACCGCAGTAAAATCTTTCTTTTCAAAATGGATTGGAATTCCAGGTTCAGTTAGAGACCTAGATAAAGCTGTTGACCAGATGATGTATATTTCCAGAGAATCGGAACTGGATTTTATTAAAGATGCTCCAAATAAGGATGAAAAACTGAAACGATATTTAGATTATTGGCGTGCAAAAGATCCAACACCGCAGACCGATGAAAATGAAATTTTTGAAGAGTACTACAGAAGGATAGAATATTCCACTGAGCATTTTAAGCATTACATTGAAGGATGGAAAACTGATATGGGAATGATTTATACTACTCTTGGTCCACCAAATAATGTGGAACGACATCCGTTTGAGTATGATTCCAAACCTTATGAAGTATGGGACTATTACGATATTAGCCGACAGTTTATTTTTGTTGATGAAACTGGTTTTGGAGATTATAGATTAATAACTCCGGTTTATGGCAGTTGGTGGAAATATAGACCATAAGTTTACTACGTTATTTTCAGGATTCTGAATATTAAATTTCGGTCTGCAATCCGAGATTCTTAATCAACAATCAAATAATGCTTTTAGTAATATTGTAACAAAATAAATGATTCTTACAATAACTCTCAACCCGCTATTGGAGCGCCGACTCGTTTTTCCTGCAATTCAGTTGGGGGCTTCACAGAAAGCTGAAAAAGAATTTTACACTGCCGGAGGCAAAGGAATTAATGTTAGCAGGGAGTTAGACCTTCTAAGCATAAAAAATCTTGCATTTACTTTTCTTGGCGGCAACAATGGTAGAATAATGAAAAATCTTTTGGCACAAGAGCATATCAACTTTACCTCAATTCAAACTAAAAATGAAACCCGTGAAGCAACTTTGGTTATTGAAGAAAATGAAATCCGCATTACAACTTTCTTTGGTCCGAATGCACAAATTACAAATGAAGAAGTCGATGAATTCAAAATTAAATTAAAAAAGATGATTGAGAATTGTGAGATTGTTGTCTTTTCCGGAAGCTCACCTTGTGAAAAAACAGATAGTATTTTTCCTTTCGGTATTGAAGCAGCAAACGAGTTCGACAAAATTTCAATATGCGATACATACGGAAAGCATTTGCAAAATTGTATTGAGAAAAGCCCGACAATCATTCACAACAATTTACAGGAAATTAAAAGCTCACTTAATATCAGATTATCTGAAGAAAAAGAAATCCTGGAGTATCTCCAGAATCTTTACAATAAGAATATAAAACAAGTTTACTTAACGAATGGAAGCAGCCCGGTTTATGCCAGCAATTTCGATTTTAATTTCAAAGCAGAAACTCCAATCATAAATGAAGTTGATTCAACAGGCAGTGGCGATGCATTTGTAGCAGGAATTATTTACGGAACTCATCAATCGCTTACTTTTGAAGAAACTTTGAAAACCGCAATTTCATTGGGAACTATAAATGCAGCAAGATGGGATGTATGTAACATCAAATTAGAGGATGTTGCTTTGTTAAAAGATGAAATAAAAATTGAAACTATTGGGAAGAAAATGAGAATTGAGGATTAAGTAACTATTGATAGTAAAAATTTTACCAGCTTTTTCTGTTTCCTTTCAATTCAAAATCCATTATGTTTTATCCTACTTTTCAAAAAGAATTATTTAAATGCCAACTTATCTTAAAATCATATTCATCATTATTTTTGCACTGAATTTATCAGCACAAATAATTGATAAAATTGATGTGGTTGGCAATAAGAATTTTACGCGCAGCGATTACATTAGTTGGGCGAAAATTAGTTCTGGCAATAAAGTGTTTCCTTCTGTTGTTGATTCAATTAAAAAAAGAATTACTGAGAATTTAATTCTAAACGGTTATTATAATTCAGATCTCGCAGAATCAAAACTTATTATTCAACCAGATTCACAGAAAGCAAATCTCTTTATCAAAATAGAAGAAGGTGAGCCAACATTTCTAAAGAATATTTTTCTTTCTGGTATTGCTGCTGATTCAAATATTTTCTTGCAAGATTTTGATTTTTTGAAAGATAAAATTTTTATCAAATCAGAGTTAGAGAACAGCATTTCCAATATTCTAAATTATTACGAAGAGAATGGTTTTCCGTTTTCCAAAGTTAAAATTACATCAGCAAACTTTTTTATCGATTCACTTGAAAACAAGCATTATGCTGATGTTTACCTAAAGATTGATACTGGCAAAGTTAGCAGGATTGACAAAGTTGAAATAAAGGGAAATACAAAAACAAAGGACTATGTTATTATTCGGGATACCAGAATTTCCAAAGGCACACTTTACTCGCAAAAACAAATTGAAGAAATTCCGAATAAACTGAATCGACTTCGTTTCTTTGATCCAGTTGAAACACCATCATTCTTTTTTAATTCCAAAAATGAAGGAGTGCTCCTTATTCAATTAAAGGAAAAGGAAACAAATAATTTTGATGGACTTATCGGTTACGTTCCGGGAAATCAGAAAGAACAAAAAGGATACATAACCGGACTTGTAAATGTTAGTCTGCGTAACTTATTTGGAACTGGTAGGGCAGCAGCTTTTAAGTGGCAGAGAATCGATAGATATTCACAAGAGCTGGAGGTGAAATTTCTTGAGCCCTGGGTGTTAGGTTTTCCTTTTAATCTCAATGCTGGCTTCCTTCAACAAAAGCAGGATACTTCATACGTCCAGAGAAAATTTGAAGGAGCAGTAGAATTTCTTGCATCGGAAGATTTATCTGCTTCCGTTACTATTGCAGCAGAATCTGTAATTCCAACTGAATCCGACTACTCTGTTTTTACAGTTTACAATTCATCTTCATTAACTACTGGATTGAGTGTTAAGATCGACTCCCGCGATGATTATTATTCACCAACAAAAGGAATATACTTTCTTAATAGCTATTCCTTTAGCCAAAAAAAAATAAACGGACCGGAGAAATATTTTACTTCAACTTTAATACGCAACATAAATCTTCAACGCTTTGCTATTGATTTTCAATTATACCAGGAGATTATTAAAAGACAGGTTGTTGCAATTGGAATCCATGGTAGAGAAATGCAAGGGACTTTTTTTGAAGTCAGCGATTTATTTAAACTTGGTGGTACAAATACATTACGCGGTTATAGAGAAAATCAATTTCTTGGGAATCGTTTACTTTGGTCGAATCTTGAGAATCGTTTTCTTCTTTCCAAAAGAACATATGCCTTTTTATTTTTCGATTCTGGGTATTATCTTCGTAATGCCGATTCTAAAACAACTGTTCCGAAAATTTCATCTATAAAATTGGGATATGGTTTGGGATTAAATATAGAAACCGGATTAGGAGTTCTTTCAGTTAGTTATGCTCTTGCAAATGGAGATTCATTCGGACAAGGGAAAATACATTTTGGTTTGATAAATGAATTCTAATTTAATATTTCAAAAAATTGTAAGCGTTTTTAAAATAGTTCGTCCTTTAAACTTTTTAATTACTTTCCTTTCAATAATGGTTGCCGGGGTAATTTGCTCAGAAGATGTAATGCTTTTCCCCAACATTATTTTGGCTGCGCTGGCAGGGTCTCTAGTCGGGTCAGCAGGTAATGTTGTGAATGATCTTTTTGATATTGAAATTGATAGAATAAACAGACCGGATAGAGTTTTGCCTAAGGGATTGATTTCAAAACAACAAGCCTGGATTTTGTTTTACATTTTGAATGTGTTGGCAATACTGTTTACAATTCTGATAAATTATTTTGCAATTATGATAGTGATCTGCTCAATCATTTTAGTGTTTCTGTATTCTTATCGTCTAAAAAAAATTCCTTTAGTCGGAAATATAACAGTCAGTTTTATGACA is a genomic window of Ignavibacteriales bacterium containing:
- a CDS encoding BamA/TamA family outer membrane protein; its protein translation is MPTYLKIIFIIIFALNLSAQIIDKIDVVGNKNFTRSDYISWAKISSGNKVFPSVVDSIKKRITENLILNGYYNSDLAESKLIIQPDSQKANLFIKIEEGEPTFLKNIFLSGIAADSNIFLQDFDFLKDKIFIKSELENSISNILNYYEENGFPFSKVKITSANFFIDSLENKHYADVYLKIDTGKVSRIDKVEIKGNTKTKDYVIIRDTRISKGTLYSQKQIEEIPNKLNRLRFFDPVETPSFFFNSKNEGVLLIQLKEKETNNFDGLIGYVPGNQKEQKGYITGLVNVSLRNLFGTGRAAAFKWQRIDRYSQELEVKFLEPWVLGFPFNLNAGFLQQKQDTSYVQRKFEGAVEFLASEDLSASVTIAAESVIPTESDYSVFTVYNSSSLTTGLSVKIDSRDDYYSPTKGIYFLNSYSFSQKKINGPEKYFTSTLIRNINLQRFAIDFQLYQEIIKRQVVAIGIHGREMQGTFFEVSDLFKLGGTNTLRGYRENQFLGNRLLWSNLENRFLLSKRTYAFLFFDSGYYLRNADSKTTVPKISSIKLGYGLGLNIETGLGVLSVSYALANGDSFGQGKIHFGLINEF
- a CDS encoding GWxTD domain-containing protein encodes the protein MKSLLILLLVLSLPVIAQVENSKKGVGLLPIFYYDALNFRSAQTGKTRMDVYVEVPYKVIQFVKSIDGFKAGYSVTISILDEANEKLITEKTWNESVSSKNFSTTESQNNYFISTKSFDLSPNNYTIRTEVEDQDSKKNYVRTDKFTLRDLAGTIAISDLILILNKVEVNGKKQIVPNIARNVAAQKEGLSLYFEIYSDTVRNLQVEYLISDKQGEKIFSAKVTQNLHSGVNNIDYTLKNPELSMGEYKLNVNIFDSNDKLITTAVKSFFSKWIGIPGSVRDLDKAVDQMMYISRESELDFIKDAPNKDEKLKRYLDYWRAKDPTPQTDENEIFEEYYRRIEYSTEHFKHYIEGWKTDMGMIYTTLGPPNNVERHPFEYDSKPYEVWDYYDISRQFIFVDETGFGDYRLITPVYGSWWKYRP
- a CDS encoding PfkB family carbohydrate kinase, encoding MILTITLNPLLERRLVFPAIQLGASQKAEKEFYTAGGKGINVSRELDLLSIKNLAFTFLGGNNGRIMKNLLAQEHINFTSIQTKNETREATLVIEENEIRITTFFGPNAQITNEEVDEFKIKLKKMIENCEIVVFSGSSPCEKTDSIFPFGIEAANEFDKISICDTYGKHLQNCIEKSPTIIHNNLQEIKSSLNIRLSEEKEILEYLQNLYNKNIKQVYLTNGSSPVYASNFDFNFKAETPIINEVDSTGSGDAFVAGIIYGTHQSLTFEETLKTAISLGTINAARWDVCNIKLEDVALLKDEIKIETIGKKMRIED
- a CDS encoding geranylgeranylglycerol-phosphate geranylgeranyltransferase, whose product is MNSNLIFQKIVSVFKIVRPLNFLITFLSIMVAGVICSEDVMLFPNIILAALAGSLVGSAGNVVNDLFDIEIDRINRPDRVLPKGLISKQQAWILFYILNVLAILFTILINYFAIMIVICSIILVFLYSYRLKKIPLVGNITVSFMTGLAFIFGSVSVGNINGSFIPAVFAFLINLIREIIKDMEDIEGDKINNVQTFPIKYGFNTSKNLVIVFAIFLILFTLVPFILKLYRIEYFIMVMITVNTILVYFIKMLINSTSKKNLGRLSSILKLDMALGLIAIYLGK